The genome window gggtgtggtggtgtgggcctgtagtcccagctacttaggaggctgaggcagatgaattaCTTGAACCTGTGAAGTGGAGGtcgatattgcaccactgcactccagccatggtgacagagtgagactccatctcaaaaagaaggaaagaaagaaacaaagtggCAATTAACTTACTTTTCTGTTATTTGTTGAGAAAAAAATGGGGTGGAGATGTAAATCCTACAGAAATTTGTAAGTTTTAGAACATACTCATTCACTTGTTTCAATATCTTCAGGATATGGGAAGTTGGGCTCGTTTAATATCTCatattaaattttctgtttaaccctctttctctctctctacccctcctcttctccttcccttacCCCTGCTTGAAGCTATTATCTTTTAGTGAATTGGGTGTATGCCTAAAATCGCAGTCAAAAAACCTAGAAAAACTAGGATTATAAGTGTAGTCTCTTAACTCACAGAGCATATCAGTTGCTCAATAAAATTTTTcccatgaattaaaaaaaaatcataataaagcAGTCTAATATAGTGGATAAATCTATCCATTTTGGAATcaggttcaaatctcagttccGCAACTTGCTAGCTTCGCAGCTTGGGTCAAGCAGTGtatctctccaagcctcagttccctcatatGTAATATATGATGTATTAATGTCTACTTCAGAAGATTAGATGAGATGAGTAAAGTACCTGACGtgtttgtgggtgtgtgtatgtagatATAGCATGTATGGGATAtagtaatttaatattttattattattcctataacaatatcttttttatttttttgttttgtagatgcGGCTACCATGGTCTCTTGCTGTGCTATTTCTTGGTCAACTGTTGATTATCAAGTAGCTTTAAGAAAATCCTTACCTGACAAGAAGCTTCTTAATGGATTATGTCCCAAAATCACATATCTCTTTTACAAGTTTTTTACATTATTATCGTGGATGCTCAGCGTTGTACTTCTACTATTCTTAAATGTTAAGATTGCTTTATTTATGTTGTTATTTCTTTGGTTGTTAGGTGTAATATGGGCATTTAAAAAGAACACCCAGTTTTGTACTTCTGTAAGTATGGAATTCTTATACAGGATTGTTGTTGGATTCATTCTTATCTTTACGTTTTTTAATATTAAGGGACAGAATACCAAGTGTCCAATGTCTTGTTATTATATTGTTAGGGTACTGGGCACTTTGGGCATATTGATTGTATTCTGGGTTTGCCCTCTCACTATTTTTAATTCAGACTATTTTATACCTATCAGTATCACTATAGTTCTTACTCTTCTTCTTGGAATTCTTTCTCTTATTGTTTATTATGGGACTTTTCACCCCAACAGAAGTGAAGAAACAAAATGTGATGAAATTGATGGAAAACCAGTTCTAAGAGAATGTAGAATGAGATATTTCCTAATGGAATAAGCTATTcatttatgatatatattttcttatattttatttcattggttagtaaagaaaatgtgtattatgTGAGTGTATTGTCTCTTATTTTTGCCacttttaatttgaaattaattcTGTGAAATAGGAGGTACatagtagtattttatttttaaaattaatttctcatttGGTTTTGAAGATCTTGCGTACTCAGATATCTTTCTGCTGCCTGGTAGAGCTGCCATCTTGAGCCTGAAATGTAAGAAATGGTCTGGTTTTCATAATGAGAAGGCTGGAATTGAGCTTccttcctatttttcttccttgttcctGAACTAATACTACTGTACCTGTTGTGGAGGACtgcaaagggaagagaaaagcagaacactttatgattttttcctttattgtcTTCAGTGCATATATTTGCAGTTGGGGACAGGTTGAGtagaggaaaagggaaggaagggtaagaagaaaacaaatttttagcACCTGCTATGCTTTCATCCATGAAATCTCCAATTCATAAGTACAAAAGAGAACTGGTATGCATTTGAGAGGTTtgacatttcattatttactgaTTTCCTAGCTTGTCTGAATTAACGCACTCTTAACATAATTATATTATTCCTATTTGTGCTAGAATAGTTGTATctaagtcatatttttaaattgtttttatttctaaaaaattatggtaaaaacATATACAGTTTACCATCTTAATCACTTTTGCATGTACAGTTCACCAGTGTTAACTGTATTCACCTCGTGCAACAGATCTcaagaactttttcatcttgtaaagCTAAGACTCTCTATTTATTGAACAAATCCCCATTTCCTCCTTTCCCaagtccctggcaaccacaatTATAATTTTTCGTTTCTATGAGtctgactactttagataccttattgctatggtttgaatgtgcccCCAAAATTTCATGTgtttgaaacttaatctccaaatatGTATGTTGATGGCATTTGGAAATGGTAGGGACTTTGGGCAGTATTTAAGATTAGATTAGATAAGGTTATCAGGATGGGTTCCCCATGATGGGACTGGTGGTTTTataggaaaaggaagagagacctgagctagcacactCTTGCCCTCACTATttgatgccttctgccatgttatgataCAACaaagaggccctcaccagatgccagtgctATGCTCTTGGCCTTCCCAGGCTCTAAAACCATGAGTAaagtaaacttttctttataaattacccagtccctgGTATTCAGGAGAAAACACACTAAGACACATATAAGTGTAGTCATATTGTATTTGTCTTTTGTTACTGGGCTATTTCATTGAGTATAATGTCTCTGAGCTTCATATTTTAGCATGTGAcaagatttactttttttttttaaggctgaatagtgttccattgtatgtatgtgccacattttctttatccattcattcattgatgaatggattgatgaatggatatttgggttgcttccacctcttgactattgtgaatagtgcaacAGTGAACTTGGATTTACAAATACTTCTTTGAGattctgctttcagttcttttggatatatactcagaaatgGGATTACTtgatcacatggtaattctgttttaaatccTATTCAGAAGTAGgatttcttgatcatatgctaGTTGTgttgaggaaccttcatactgtttccataatggctgcactattttacaaTCCCACCGATAGTGCATAAATGCCCCAGTTTCTCTATGTCCTCACCAACACATgttgtattctgttttttttttcttttgataatggTCACCCTAATGAATATGAGATgatatttctttgtagttttgatttggatttctttaATGATTGGTGACgttaagcatctttttatgtgcttattggccattcatatatcttctttgagaactgtctatttctAAGGGTATGTAAATAATTTCTATAACtggacaacaacaaaaaagcctaaataacctgattaaaactGGGCAAAAACTCAGTAATATGTCCCCTATACTACTCTTTGAGAAAGTTAATCAGTGTGAACCATATACTCTTGTAGGAGGCAGGAAATCTTTGGTTTACCTTGGGCACATAATTCTTGTATAATTACATAGCTCCCTGTTTCTGCATGTTTGATGTATATGTTTGCATGTATGTTTGTGGGGTGAAGGTGAGAAAAGAAGTTAAGCTGCTTGGTCTCCATTGATTGCCTTTTCTCTTGAGTATGGGTTACATTTTCACGTTTGCTCATATGGCTACTATTTTTGAATTGTGTCCTTGATGGTATGACTGATACATTTTAGATCCTCTTGATTATTTTTGTTCTTCagaggaacatttttttttttcttttcagcaggCAGTAACTTGAACTTTAAGCTCTGAACTCTAAACAATCTTTATTTAACCTTCAGTGGGCTGCACAGGGTGTTCCCTTATATGCATAGTTCAAGGTCAGCCTAAAATTTGGGCAGAATTAATATATGAAGTGAGACTTCCTTTCTGTTGGTTCTATTTTTCTCCTAGATTTTCCACCTCATTTTTCAGCAGTTGTGGTCATCGCATACTACATTCTCTGGGCCTTAAAACCACTAAAActgtaggtttttaaatttgGATTTTGTGTAGTTGATGTGCTGAGTGGGGTCTGCTCTGACTCAGTGCCATTCCTTCTTCCAGATGTCGACCACTCTCCAGTgtctgcttgctttttttttgctgtcaAGTGCTTTCAGGTAATTGTCAGTATTTTGTCCAGAGTTCATAGTGGTTATTTGTGAGAGGATTTGTGCAATAAGAGATATACCCACCTTCTTATTAATCTGTAACGTTTTCAGTAATCTTTCTGTAATATTTGCCAGTCTTtctgccagcattttgggaggctgaggcaggtggatcatctgatatcaggagttcaagaccaccctggccaacatggtgaaaccccatctctactaaaaatacaaaaattagcccggctacctctaatcccagctacttgggaggctgaggaaggagaatcactcgaacttgggaggcagaagctgcagcgagcagagatcatgccattacactccagcctgggtgacagagcgagacttcacctcaaaagTAAAATCTTTCTGTAATATTTACTTGGACAAGATGtataaagctttttaaatttaacatttagTTCTCTCTCATCTCTAATGACCCTGATAAAAACTGCAATATAGATATTATTATCATCACTACCCTTTAACTGGGAGAACCAAGGTTCATagagtttaaataatttgccaAAGTTCACACAGATCAAATCTCAGGATTTTTCACCTCAAATCCAGTTTATTTTTTGTGAAACCATGCTGTCTTTATCTGATGAATAGGTTACCTAGAGCTATGCTAAGTTAtgcatgatttaaaaattattatttttgtgatagagtcttgctctgtcacccaggctggagtgcagtggtgtgatcgtggctcaccacaacctcaacctcctgggttcaagtgattctggtgcttCAGtcacccaggtagctgggactacaggtgtgcaccaccatacctggctaatttttgtatttttagtagagattgggttttgccatgttggccaggctggtcttaaactcttggcctcaagtgatccatctgccttggcctcccaaagtgctgggattacaggcatgagttaccatgccagacctaaattatttatttgcctatgatataatttttaaaaacgtttAGCCTACATATTTTCCAGCTTTAGCTCAAGGTAGAGCTGGAATTGTGTCTCTGTTAGCTTGAACAATCCCGTTAACAATATATGTAATGGGAAAAAGGGtaggaaataatatattatacatcTACTAAGGAGTTCGAATGCTAAGTATCCCACAGAAACATAGATTAAGTATTCATTCCATCCAACAAACGTTTTCTTATTGGTTTTATAGCCAAGAAATAAAGGGGAAGATCCTGGTCAGATGTTTTGGCTAAATAGTAAGcttttaaaatgaacttttaataTAGAATGAACTTAATTAATTTTATCCTCTTATGTTCTATATGGTTCAGTCATGGCTTTACAACACTTAAATTTCCACAACTAAATTATGAGATTTTTCTAGATTATTATGTGCATATAAGAGGCCTTTTGAAAtttaataaagcagaaaaataattatgagcaatattttcataaaagaaCACTCATATGCACCTATATACATTCACATCTTCAAATATGAATACTATCCTCATAgactagtggttctcaacctttagtgtgcatcagaatcacctagagtGCTTATTGAAACACATTGCTGGCCCCTATCCCGAGTTTCTTTTTAGCAGGCATTAGGTAAGACTTGAAATATGCATGTTTAAAAAAGTTCCCAGATGTTGCTGATGCTGGTgttctcccctcccttctttgAGAATCCCCGTTGACTTTTGAAGGCTATCAGTTAATAACTAGTTTCAAAACAGCCACTAGAGGGCAGTGGAACCACAGAGAAATTGGACGTGCTGCTTAATTTGTTCCCTGGTTTATATGATCAACTATATATTGCTGCAAGCCAGGAGAACACCAAAGCCAAACATTAATTTCTAGCACAATATCTTGATGCTCATTTCCAATTGTAAATCTTGTCCTTGTAATTGTGGGGGTCAGAGATATACAATACGTCTCTAACTCTGCTGGCTGATGCCCCACTTAATGATTATAATAAATTCAAAGTTGGACTTTTCTAGGTGAGCATTTGCACATATACATAGTAGTCTTTGGAGTTAACATGAACCATTTGTGGTTTCCGAAAGAGGCTATATTTTGCTATTAGATCTAGTTTGTTATAGAGATGATTATGTAGTTAAATGGTATCCTTCGTTTTAAGATTTGTGCCTTTTATTTTGTGAAAGTGGGActtaagtacttttaaaaaatgttaaacagaatataatacatatatgttatgTACAGTAAAATAAACAGCATgtagtatataattatattccATAAAGAATATGATTATACATTCATATCTTCAAATATGAATACTATGCTTCTCATAgactagtggttctcaacctttagtgtgcctcagaatcacctgaagtgcttattgaaacagaataaagaatgtagaatataaagaatataattatatataatataaaatataattatatataaaacataaagtaaaatatattataaatgtgttatatacaaatatacaataaaatgtataaaatatatataaaatataattatatattttaattatattcttcaTGGAATATAAAGATCACAGAGTATAGGGAAtttgcagtttctttcttttagatatattGCTTTGATAGTAGGAAAGGActagaggaaaatgaaaagatgtcGTTTGCAGaaatgttgtattttctttttgcctaGACTGGTACAGAACTTGAAAGTTTCTtcactgctgctgttgctgcacTTTAAAAACTCTCTCTTGATAGTGCTacggtttgaatgtttgtcctctTCAAAACTCATTCTttaacttaatccccaatgtggcagtactGAGAGGTGgggccggttttttttttttttttttttttttttttttccagattcaggagtatatgtgcagatttgttacatgggtatattgtgtgatgctgaggttttaGTGTCTATTGATCCCATTGTCCAAGTAGTaaacatagtacctgataggtaaaTTTTCAACGCTTGCCCTCCTCCCTGTCTTCTCCCTTTTGGAatccagtgtttattgttcccatctctgtgtccatgtgtacccattgtttagctcccactgataagtgagaacatgtggttttctgtttctgtgttaattcacttaggataatggcctccagctatcCATATttctgcagaggacatgattttgttcttttttatggctgtgtagtattctgtggtgtgtatttaccacattttctttattcagtccaccattGATAAACACCTGGGTTGAtgccatgtctttgttattgtgaatagtgctgagatAAACATGAGTGCAGGTGACTTTTTGGTAGAAtggcttattttcctttggatatgtacccagtaatgggattgctgggttgaatggtaattctatttttagttctttgagaaatctccaaactgctttccacagaggaTTGGGTCATGAAGGCACTGCCTCATGAATGGATTTATCCATTCATGGATTAGTGGATTAATAGGTTAATacattaatgggttatcatgggagtgatACTGGTGACTTTATAAGAAGtagaagagagacctgagctagcataGTCAGCACCCTTCCTATGGGATGCCTGTATGGCCTTGAGACTCTGCAGAGAGTTCCCACCATCTATAAGGgcctcaccagatgtggccccttgaccttagacttcccagcctcctgaactgtgagaagtaattagtttctttataaattacccagtttcaggtattctgttttaATCAACAGAAAATAGATTAAGATAGATAAGTAGAGTCTTAGACACCTTTCTGAGTAGTCTTAATTCTTGGCTTGAGGCAACAATTACTTTCAATTGCAATgtagaaatttttatttgaagtCCAAAGACTGGAGTTTGATTCCTAGATTTGACATTATTTTTTGGATGATGAGTCATTTAAGTCCCAGTTTCTGCATATGTAAAATAAgaattacatatttaataataataataatgtctccAAGGACTGTTGTGAAAAATCAGTGAGATACTGTATGTGATGGTGTTTTGCAGACTGTTACTATCcctgaaattttatgtttttgatattcTTTCACCAATATAGTATTATTGAACTTGATTTTGATGTTGTTATTATATCTTTGTAAAATTACTTCCACATGTACGAGATagcaataattatataaaaaattttagaattaaattaaTGACAGTGGCAGCCCATCTGGAATGGCCTCTGTGAAGATGTGGGCTGCAGCGGGGGAGGTGTGACTGAGGCTGCCCTGTTCTGCAGAGCCAGCGGGGGCGGGAGCAGGTGAGAGCCCTGCCCTCTACTGAGTCAGTAGGGCAGGAGACCTGTGCTCCTGGGTGCAGCTGTAGCTTCCCAGCTGTGGCTCTAGACCTGGGGATCCCTGCACTCTTAGGGGCCCAGGAAGCCCCCTTACCCCCACAGGCTTGGAAGTGCCCACTCCTGCTTCCTTGTCTCTCCCCACTCCCGGCACCTTCTCTGGTGTGGAGCAAAGTTGTAGCCAAGCCTGGGTGCTATTGTGACCTAGCTGCATGTGTGAGCACTCAGAGAGGCACTAAAATGCTAGCCCCCTGCAACCTTGGCTCCCTCTAGACTTTGGGTGCTGACGAGCATTGGAGGGAGGCTGGTAGGGGCTGAGGGTGGCTCTGTGcaggcctgcaggtgccccttggcATGAGGAGCCTGGGCACTGTGGATGGCATGTCGAtgatggcaggaggcagacaggttcctggtGGAAAAGGGCaagtccccagtgaaaccccgccaTCTAACCAGGGACAGCTTGAAGCCTGGAGGCCAGGCTGTGAGTTCTGGGTAGAATCCACTGCCCAGATGAGAACTTTATGGTGCTTTTttccatggctgcccatggaccaatcagcatgcacttcttcctttctgagcccacaaaaaccccagactcagccagactaaCACAGACATTAGGACTATAAGCTGTGAGAAGGAGCTACCTACTTCAGGTCATCCTCAAGAGTTGAGGAGACCTAAAGGAGCTACCCACCAtaggtctcctctctgctgagagctggacactTACCtggatgacctgcctgtggaaaggagctacccaccataggtctcctctctgctgagagctggacaTTCATCAGAATGACCTGGCtacagaaaggagctacccaaaGGAGTGACCCACTTCAGGTTTCCTGAGAGTTTTTCTGTTGCTCAATGAAGATCCTGTCTGCAtcgctcaccctccagttgtttGTGTATCTCCttcttcctggatgtgggacaaaAACTTGGGGCCTGCTGaatggtgggactgaaagagctgtaataCAAACGGGGCTGAAACATGTTCCATGCTTGCCACATTGTGGGtgatgagaaggagagaagagctgtggcccttctgGGAGTCCAGACCTCAGGGCTCCCCAGTCTAGGGCTGTGACACACTGTAACACCCTCTTTGGAGTTCCGTGGTTACTCGTGCCTCCAAGCTTTCAGGTGccaccacatttcctttatctagATGTTGGTGCCTGCAGCAGAAGCCACTTGTGTTACATTTGGTCCAGTCACAGCCTCACATGGAGCTGGCATCTATGccagtgcctggagctgcccCCCTGCCACAGCTGgcatgcctggctgtgcacagtggctggacccATGCTTGCTCACTCACACACCTCTCACCACTCAATGCCTGactcacccttggcaggcatTGGATCCAGGCCGGTAGTGCGAGTTGAGCGCAGCCTGCCAGGCCGTTTGGGTGGATGAGTCCAGCAGGTGCAAGCAAACCCCAAGCAGAGGCAttactggccacagaggtttctggctggtgaCAGACCAGTCACCCTAGGGTGTCACTGTGACTATATAACAAATAAGCTGAATCCTTTTGCGTATAACATCTTAGTTTTTCATTAGACTGTTGTGTGTTATATTTATTCctgatatttagaaaatataatctaCAGAGACTGTTAAATTCAAGTAGTAGTAGTGATTAGATCAGGAATAAGGCTTAAGTTGCAAATTATTTTCTGGGCTTTGGAGGTATGTATAAATgcgtgtgtgtatggtgtgtgtatgcatgaaTCCACTTATGTGCATGGTAGGATTTCATGAAGTATTTAATGATAAgtattatttctcttattttttctggACTGGAGCCCCTTTAGCTATGGTCGCTTTAAGGTTAAACAATggttttatttatagttttgttttgtgtctGGTAGTGTGTCTTGCTAACTAGAATATAAGCTCATATAGATTAGGGATTGCATTTCTGTGTTGCTCAGTGAACTTTGCATGGAATTTCCAAGGGTTACTATTAGCAGCAGAATACTGTTATTTTTTCTAAGCTCCTAGATAATTGAATGGAGTATATTTTTTTCCCTAGGAAAATCATCTGATTCCACTATGGGAGCAATAACTCAATCCATCAGCATGTGCTTTGGAGGGCTGTCTATGTATTCAGCAATGTTCTGGGATAAGTCTTAATAAATACCTGTTAAAATAACTGATTGGTTACCATTCCAGAGGAGTAATTTAGGTTTTCGTGGTATCTGTAGATGtgcagcttttttaaaaaatgcaggtAAAATAACTTCTTTTCATTCTCCAAGGATATGAAGATTTCCATTGGAGTCTGCTCTTCCTTTTAGAAAACAGCTTTCTTGATATATAATTAATACAATTCAACTGTTTATTTAATACAATGGTTTTTAGCCTAGTCATCAAAATAGACTAAAACCATTAAACTTTTCTAATCTctaactatcaccacaatcaactttagaacattttcatcacctaaaaaaataaactcttactTTTATCctttctgtgatggttaattttatgtgtctattTGGCTGGGTCATGGTGCCCAGGTAAGTGGTCAAAAATGTTATTATGGATATTTCTGTGTAGATGTTTTTGGACGAGATTAATATTTAAACGAATGGACTTGGAGCAAAACATTTTGCCTTCCATAGTGTGGTTGGGCCTTATCGAATCAGCTGAACACCTGAAAAAACAGATGACTTATCTCCCTCAAGCAAGAGAGAATTCtggccttcagacttgaactgcAGTATTGGCTCATGCTGTGTATAGCCTGCTGGCCCACCCTGCTGATTTTGGGcttgccagcctccataattgtgatagttattattattattatttatgagacggagtctcactctgttgcccaggctggagtgcagtggcacaattcagctcactgcaacctccacctcccgggggtttaagggattctcctgcctcagcctcccaagtagctgggattacaggcacctgccaccattttctactaatttttctacttttagtagagatggggtttcaccatgttggccaggctgtcttgaactcctgacctcaagtgatctacccaactcagactcccaaatttctgggattacaggtgtgagccaccgtgcctggcctgtgatagttaattttaggtATCAACTTGACTGAGTAAAGGGATACTCAGATACTttgtaaagcattatttctgggtatggtTGTGAGGATACTTCTTGAAGAGATTGACATTTGAATCAGAGGACTAAGTAAGGATGATGTGCCCTCATCCTCCACAATGTGTAGGTATCATATGATCATTTGAGGGCCTGAatggaacaaaaaggcagaggaaagatgATTTGCCGTTTCTTCTGGAGCTGAGACAtctatcttctcctgcccttgggcACCAGAACTTCAAgttctctggcctttggactcagaaTTGTAACAAAACCTCCACACCTGCTCTGTCACCCCATAGTCGCGAAGTAAAAATTATACCACCCATTTCCCTTGTTCTCACACCTTTGAGCTTGGACTGAGCTATGCCACCAGCTTCCCTGATTTTCCAGTTTGCAGACACAatattgtgggacttctcagcttctataatcacatgaaccaattcccataataaagcCCGTCTCATGTATCTGTCTTTATATCATATTGGTTCTGTTTCCttggagaaccctgattaatacaatTGTGTAAGTCGATCCCTTGAAGCAAATCTCTCTATATATTCATCccattgatttttttgtctttggaGAACCATGATTAATACAACTCTTGCTCCTCCACCCCATTTTCCCTCTCACTGATTCCAGTCCTAAGCAACCACAATCCGCCTTCTGTCTATTGATTTCCCTATTCTGGACTTTCATATGAATAGAATCATATAggatgtggtcttttgtgactggcttctttaaaacacaatatttaaaaattttgatgaagtctgttttaatctgttttctgttgttataTCTGAATACCCGAgtcttggtaatttataaaggaaagaggtttatttatcTTACAGTTTTAGAGGCTGAATGGTTCAAGATTGAGTGGCCTCATCtggttggcttctggtgagggcctcatgaTGCATCATAATGTGGCAGATAAGATGAAGGGGAAGTGAGCATGTGCAGAGACCAAACACGAGAGGCAGCCTCACTTTACAATCCACTCTCATGATAACTAATCCAGTCCTGTGAGAGTGAGAATTTACCCCTAAAGGGCATTAATCCCTCTTaaggacctaatcacctcttaaaggcacAAGCTCCCAACATAGCTACAATGAGGACCATG of Macaca fascicularis isolate 582-1 chromosome 8, T2T-MFA8v1.1 contains these proteins:
- the XKR9 gene encoding XK-related protein 9, yielding MKYTKQNFMMSVLGIIIYITDLIVDIWVSVRFFHEGQYVFSVLALSFMLFGTLVVQCFSYSWFKADLKKAGQESQHCFLLLHCLQGGIFTRYWFALKRGYHAAFTYDSNTTNFMEEQIDLHKEVIDRVTDLSMLRLFETYLEGCPQLILQLYILLEHGQANFSQYAATMVSCCAISWSTVDYQVALRKSLPDKKLLNGLCPKITYLFYKFFTLLSWMLSVVLLLFLNVKIALFMLLFLWLLGVIWAFKKNTQFCTSVSMEFLYRIVVGFILIFTFFNIKGQNTKCPMSCYYIVRVLGTLGILIVFWVCPLTIFNSDYFIPISITIVLTLLLGILSLIVYYGTFHPNRSEETKCDEIDGKPVLRECRMRYFLME